Proteins from a genomic interval of Scophthalmus maximus strain ysfricsl-2021 chromosome 22, ASM2237912v1, whole genome shotgun sequence:
- the LOC118292107 gene encoding uncharacterized protein LOC118292107: MTSNLESDQEVETGRKIIAPVRYPDSDTDIDEPVRRVKKTKKTASSVTKDQTLSLQMQTMPSFTPSMDSFSARDNQNSPMLPTTTRSVAVTPTRDVLQSSGSGQGRSITSTPKRTPTTQYDSTTPAYARAVFMRLDKIEQSLETIKSILTRDMRSDDPEIEDFSRPLKTPAELEELSEKLMDRSHRKKVVCENTMLLYWFVCVYVYVQNNQHL, encoded by the exons ATGACTTCAAATTTGGAGAGTGACCAGGAAGTGGAAACTGGCAGGAAGATTATTGCTCCTGTTCGGTACCCCGACTCAG ATACAGATATAGATGAGCCAGTgaggagagtaaaaaaaacgaaaaaaactgCATCATCTGTCACGAAGGATCAGACCCTCTCATTGCAGATGCAAACGATGCCTTCCT TCACCCCATCAATGGATTCATTTTCAGCCAGAGACAACCAGAATAGCCCAA tgttgccCACAACAACCAGAAGTGTGGCGGTAACCCCGACCAGGGATGTGTTACAGAGCAGTGGCAGTGGACAAG GTCGCTCCATCACCAGCACTCCAAAAAGAACACCAACCACTCAAT ATGATTCTACCACACCAGCATATGCAAGGGCCGTCTTCATGAGGCTGGACAAGATTGAACAATCTCTGGAGACCATTAAGTCCATTTTGACCAGAGACATGAGATCTGATGACCCTGAGATTGAAGACTTTTCAAGACCACTAAAGACTCCAGCAGAACTGGAAGAGCTTTCCGAAAAATTAATGGACAGATCTCACAGAAAGAAAGTGGTATGTGAAAATACAATGTTGCTGtattggtttgtgtgtgtgtatgtgtatgtccaAAACAACCAACATTTATAA
- the LOC124849802 gene encoding uncharacterized protein LOC124849802, whose product MPRGKSSRRSQAARRRMVERQPLNIDTVPPASPERRGTGYRHAVQEWPISALTGRRHKLVLPAESPAGNKFLLVVGDSHLRSLVDGFVKMPEGRLSFGFMSTPGASATELRTELLNGTVTPTPDLVCLLAPSNNLTASRTFGEAGVDFAKLLHSACNLFPEVVVLDFPPHLTADADHQKLMREEFHRVAARMGVKYLSTAEHFPLDCPGIWTSPPRFCPRIFLKGEVIMPRRSNPFEWTVVGQGKKTHQPEEVEQECSIPLNPVWFSSAVMDAMDAVVPSHLSSPVKSSDAKRTKR is encoded by the exons ATGCCTCGGGGGAAGTCCTCTCGTCGTTCCCAGGCCGCTCGGAGGAGAATGGTGGAGCGGCAGCCGCTGAACATCGATACTGTACCGCCTGCCAGTCCTGAAC GCCGTGGTACAGGTTACCGCCATGCTGTTCAGGAATGGCCAATTTCAGCTTTGACTGGTCGTCGCCACAAGCTGGTCTTACCTGCTGAGTCACCCGCAGGGAATAAG TTTCTTCTTGTGGTCGGGGACTCCCATCTACGAAGCCTTGTAGATGGATTTGTCAAGATGCCAGAGGGACGGCTGTCCTTTGGCTTCATGTCAACCCCGGGGGCCTCTGCGACTGAGTTGAGGACGGAGTTACTGAATGGTACTGTAACTCCGACACCCGACCTGGTCTGCCTGTTGGCCCCTAGCAACAACCTGACTGCCAGCAGGACCTTTGGCGAGGCAGGTGTGGACTTTGCCAAGCTTTTGCACAGTGCCTGCAACCTCTTCCCTGAG GTTGTGGTCCTGGACTTTCCTCCACACTTGACTGCTGATGCAGATCATCAGAAGTTGATGCGGGAGGAGTTCCATCGTGTGGCAGCTCGAATGG gtgtcAAGTACTTGTCCACTGCAGAGCACTTCCCTCTGGACTGCCCTGGGATTTG GACTTCACCGCCACGATTCTGTCCACGAATCTTTTTGAAGGGGGAGGTCATCATGCCTCGTCGCTCCAACCCCTTCGAATGGACAGTTGTGGGACAGGGCAAGAAG ACGCACCAGCCGGAGGAGGTTGAGCAGGAGTGTTCCATCCCGCTAAACCCAGTCTGGTTTAGCAGTGCCGTGATGGATGCGATGGATGCAGTTGTTCCATCACATCTGTCCAGCCCTGTGAAGAGCAGTGATGCAAAACGCACTAAG CGCTAA